From Andrena cerasifolii isolate SP2316 chromosome 12, iyAndCera1_principal, whole genome shotgun sequence, a single genomic window includes:
- the LOC143375038 gene encoding uncharacterized protein LOC143375038 codes for MQRKAVASISVLSNAANTSSDTSVTVVAVGSNAAITSSENDSNADVSIAVPIRASTSSAIKDNSSSDSCFVAHPATKAKRRQAFRQAWLKDPNFKSWLQEAEDRYKARCAVCCKNLLAGKTELKKHAESLTHKINMQCRTCTCTCHRT; via the exons ATGCAACGGAAAGCAGTAGCATCAATTTCTGTACTTAGCAATGCCGCTAATACAAGCAGCGATACCAGTGTGACTGTCGTTGCTGTAGGTAGCAATGCAGCTATTACCAGCTCAGAGAATGATTCAA ACGCTGATGTCAGCATTGCTGTACCTATCAGAGCCAGTACAAGCTCAGCTATCAAGGATAACTCAA GCAGTGATAGCTGCTTCGTTGCCCACCCTGCAACGAAAGCAAAGAGGCGTCAAGCATTTCGCCAAGCATGGCTCAAGGATCCAAACTTTAAATCCTGGCTTCAAGAAGCTGAGGATCGGTACAAAGCAAGATGTGCAGTGTGCTGCAAAAATTTGTTGGCGGGCAAAACCGAACTGAAAAAACATGCAGAGAGTCTAACGCATAAGATAAACATGCAATGTAGAACTTGCACTTGCACTTGCCACCGCACGTAG